Proteins encoded in a region of the Moritella marina ATCC 15381 genome:
- a CDS encoding helix-turn-helix transcriptional regulator codes for MLLELDNIENELTSSYVFTDEDHRLLRSYDGVIEGIATLFGKQCEVILHSLESVDRSVIKIENGFNTGRVEGSPITDLALKMLQDISAQNKQCSKAYFTQTKDGQMMRSMTIAIKNRSERTIGLICININIGASFIDFVQELLPTPEARETELSSENFATTVEELVDRSVEETITDINNRTDIANNAKNKHIVISLHQQGIFDIKDAINMVADKLNISKHTVYLYIRQIKSDEAEL; via the coding sequence GTGCTACTTGAATTAGATAATATTGAGAACGAATTGACGAGTTCATATGTGTTTACAGACGAAGACCACCGCCTTTTACGCTCTTATGATGGCGTAATTGAAGGTATTGCGACGTTATTTGGTAAACAGTGTGAAGTGATCTTGCATTCATTAGAGAGTGTAGACCGTTCTGTCATTAAAATTGAAAACGGTTTTAATACCGGCCGTGTTGAAGGGTCACCAATTACCGATTTAGCACTTAAGATGCTACAAGATATATCGGCGCAAAATAAACAATGTTCAAAAGCGTATTTTACGCAGACTAAAGATGGCCAAATGATGCGTTCTATGACGATCGCAATCAAAAACCGTTCAGAAAGAACCATTGGTTTAATTTGTATTAACATTAATATTGGTGCGTCGTTTATTGATTTTGTGCAGGAGCTATTACCTACTCCTGAAGCAAGGGAAACTGAACTGTCTTCAGAGAACTTTGCTACCACGGTCGAAGAATTGGTTGACCGCTCAGTAGAAGAAACAATTACTGATATTAATAATCGTACTGATATTGCGAATAATGCTAAAAACAAGCACATCGTTATATCACTACATCAACAAGGTATTTTTGATATTAAAGACGCAATCAATATGGTTGCAGATAAACTGAATATTTCAAAACATACTGTGTACTTATATATACGTCAAATTAAATCTGATGAAGCAGAGTTATAA